In Melospiza melodia melodia isolate bMelMel2 chromosome 30, bMelMel2.pri, whole genome shotgun sequence, a single window of DNA contains:
- the THRA gene encoding LOW QUALITY PROTEIN: thyroid hormone receptor alpha (The sequence of the model RefSeq protein was modified relative to this genomic sequence to represent the inferred CDS: inserted 3 bases in 3 codons; deleted 1 base in 1 codon), whose product MEQKPSTLDPLSEPEDTRWLDGKRKRKSSQCLVKSSMSGYIPSYLDKDEQCVVCGDKATGYHYRCITCEGCKGFFRRTIQKNLHPTYSCKYDGCCVIDKITRNQCQLCRFKKCISVGMAMDLVLDDSKRVAKRKLIEENRERRRKEEMIKSLQHRPNPSAEEWELIHVVTEAHRSTNAQGSHWKQKRKFLPEDIGQSPMASMPDGDKVDLEAFSEFTKIITPAITRVVDFAKKLPMFSELPCEDQIILLKGCCMEIMSLRAAVRYDPESETLTLSGEMAVKREQLKNGGLGVVSDAIFDLGKSLSAFNLDDTEVALLQAVLLMSSDRTGXICVEKIEKCQETYLLAFEHYINYRKHNIPHFWPKLLMKVTDLRMIGACHASRFXHMKVECPTELFPPXFLEVFEDQEV is encoded by the exons ATGGAACAGAAGCCCAGCACCCTGGACCCGCTGTCGGAGCCAGaggacacccg GTGGCTGGATGGGAAGCGCAAAAGAAAGAGCAGCCAATGTTTGGTGAAGAGCAGCATGTCAG GGTACATCCCTAGTTACCTGGACAAAGATGAACAGTGCGTGGTGTGCGGGGACAAGGCCACCGGCTACCACTACCGCTGCATCACCTGCGAGGGCTGCAAG GGATTTTTCCGTCGGACCATCCAGAAGAACTTGCACCCCACCTACTCCTGCAAATACGATGGGTGCTGCGTCATCGACAAGATCACCCGCaaccagtgccagctgtgccgcTTCAAGAAGTGCATCTCCGTGGGCATGGCCATGGACT TGGTGCTGGATGACTCCAAGCGGGTAGCCAAGAGGAAGCTGATCGAGGAGAACCGGGAGCGGCGGCGGAAGGAGGAGATGATCAAATCCCTGCAGCACCGCCCCAACCCCAGCGCCGAGGAGTGGGAGCTGATCCACGTTGTGACAGAAGCCCACCGCAGCACCAATGCCCAGGGCAGCCACTGGAAGCAGAAGCGGAAATTCCTG CCTGAGGACATCGGCCAGTCCCCCATGGCCTCCATGCCTGACGGGGACAAAGTCGACCTGGAGGCGTTCAGCGAGTTTACAAAAATCATCACCCCGGCCATCACCCGCGTGGTCGACTTTGCCAAAAAACTGCCCATGTTTTCAGAG ctgCCTTGTGAGGACCAGATCATCCTGCTGAAGGGGTGCTGCATGGAGATCATGTCGCTGCGGGCGGCCGTGCGCTACGACCCCGAGAGCGAGACGCTGACGCTGAGCGGGGAGATGGCGGTGAAACGGGAGCAGCTCAAGAACGGCGGCCTCGGCGTCGTCTCCGATGCCATCTTCGACCTGGGCAAGTCCCTCTCTGCCTTCAACCTGGATGACACCGAGgtggccctgctccaggctgtgctgctcaTGTCCTCAG ACCGGACGG TGATCTGCGTGGAGAAGATCGAGAAGTGCCAGGAGACCTACCTGCTGGCC TTTGAGCACTACATCAACTACCGCAAACACAACATTCCCCACTTCTGGCCCAAGCTGCTGATGAAGGTGACGGATCTGCGGATGATCGGCGCCTGCCACGCCAGCCGCT TGCACATGAAGGTGGAGTGTCCCACCGAGCTCTTCCCCC TCTTCCTCGAGGTCTTCGAGGACCAGGAGGTGTAG